In Firmicutes bacterium ASF500, a single genomic region encodes these proteins:
- the rpsB gene encoding 30S ribosomal protein S2, producing the protein MAVVSMKQLLEAGVHFGHQTRRWNPKMATYIYTERNGIYIIDLQKTVKKLEEAYNFVRSLGEKGETLLFVGTKKQAQEAIKEEASRVGMYWVNARWLGGMLTNFKTMRGRVDRLAQLKKMQEDGTFDMLPKKEVIKHMGEIAKLEKYLGGVTEMRKLPGALFVVDPRKERNAINEARKLHIPIVAIVDTNCDPDEIDYVIPGNDDAIRAIKLISSVMANAIQEGKQGQDAPAAEAEAPAAAE; encoded by the coding sequence ATGGCAGTCGTATCTATGAAGCAGCTGCTGGAGGCCGGCGTTCACTTCGGCCACCAGACCCGCCGGTGGAACCCCAAGATGGCCACCTACATCTACACGGAGCGCAACGGGATCTATATCATTGATCTCCAGAAGACCGTGAAGAAGCTGGAGGAGGCCTATAACTTCGTCCGTTCCCTGGGTGAGAAGGGCGAGACTCTGCTCTTCGTGGGCACCAAGAAGCAGGCTCAGGAGGCCATCAAGGAGGAGGCCAGCCGCGTCGGCATGTACTGGGTGAACGCCCGGTGGCTGGGCGGTATGCTCACCAACTTTAAGACCATGCGGGGCCGCGTGGACCGCCTGGCCCAGCTGAAGAAGATGCAGGAGGACGGCACCTTCGACATGTTGCCCAAGAAGGAAGTCATCAAGCACATGGGCGAGATCGCCAAGCTGGAGAAGTACCTGGGCGGCGTCACCGAGATGCGCAAGCTCCCCGGCGCCCTGTTCGTGGTGGACCCCCGCAAGGAGCGCAACGCCATCAACGAGGCCCGCAAGCTCCACATCCCCATCGTGGCTATCGTGGACACCAACTGCGACCCCGACGAGATCGACTATGTGATCCCCGGCAATGACGACGCCATCCGCGCCATCAAGCTGATCTCCTCCGTCATGGCCAACGCCATCCAGGAGGGCAAGCAGGGCCAGGACGCCCCCGCCGCTGAGGCTGAGGCTCCCGCCGCTGCGGAGTAA
- the tsf gene encoding Elongation factor Ts encodes MAITAKDVQKLREMTGVGMMDCKKALVEADGDFDKAIEWLREKGLAAQTKKAGKVAAEGVSMAIVADNGVGVLIEVNSQTDFVAKNDVFQGFVKDVATAVATQDPADVEALKNCTYPGTDRTIADVTADKVLAIGENIQIRRFVRYAEGVSVPYVHMNGKVGVLVNLAVEGIDADKVVELGKDVAMQICAMNPAYLDKSNVSQEILDKEKEIQLAIMANDPKMAAKPDKVKEGIVMGKLGKYYEENCLLQQAFVKENKVSVEKHVEAVAKELGGKITVKAFTRFATGEGIEKKEDDFAAEVASMIK; translated from the coding sequence ATGGCAATCACCGCAAAAGACGTACAGAAGCTGCGCGAGATGACCGGCGTGGGCATGATGGACTGCAAGAAGGCCCTGGTCGAGGCCGACGGCGACTTTGACAAGGCCATCGAGTGGCTGCGCGAGAAGGGCCTCGCCGCCCAGACCAAGAAGGCCGGCAAGGTGGCCGCCGAGGGCGTGTCTATGGCGATCGTGGCCGACAACGGCGTGGGCGTGCTGATTGAGGTCAACTCCCAGACCGACTTCGTGGCGAAGAACGACGTGTTCCAGGGCTTCGTCAAGGATGTGGCTACCGCCGTCGCCACCCAGGACCCCGCCGACGTGGAGGCCCTGAAGAACTGCACCTACCCCGGCACTGACCGCACCATCGCCGATGTCACCGCCGACAAAGTGCTGGCTATCGGTGAGAACATCCAGATCCGCCGCTTTGTCCGCTACGCCGAGGGCGTCAGCGTGCCCTACGTTCACATGAACGGTAAGGTGGGCGTGCTGGTTAACCTGGCCGTCGAGGGCATCGACGCCGACAAGGTGGTCGAGCTGGGCAAGGACGTGGCGATGCAGATCTGCGCCATGAACCCCGCCTATCTGGACAAGTCCAACGTGAGCCAGGAGATCCTGGACAAGGAGAAGGAAATCCAGCTGGCTATTATGGCCAACGACCCCAAGATGGCCGCCAAGCCTGACAAGGTGAAGGAGGGCATCGTCATGGGCAAGCTGGGCAAGTACTATGAGGAGAACTGCCTGCTCCAGCAGGCCTTCGTCAAGGAGAACAAGGTCTCCGTGGAGAAGCACGTGGAGGCCGTCGCCAAGGAGCTGGGCGGCAAGATCACCGTCAAGGCATTTACCCGCTTCGCCACCGGCGAGGGCATCGAGAAGAAGGAGGACGACTTCGCCGCCGAGGTCGCGTCCATGATTAAGTAA
- a CDS encoding DegV domain-containing protein yields MSFKIVVDSCCDLTPAMLKDPVFVKVPLTIRSNGSTFVDDETFDQADLLWSMRQSEDAPSTACPSPQAYLDAYQGADDVYVVTLTALLSGSHNSAEQARILMEEDRPEVNVHVFNSCSAASGEVLVALAIQRLASAGMPFKRVVTEVEQFISQMQTLFVLESLENLRKNGRLTKLQAVITGALKIKLFMGATPEGEICKLGQALTIKQALGKMVDKVAADASHVGRTLAICHCNCLERAFQVKSMIEAKCKFAHILITEAGGITSVYANDGGIVIAY; encoded by the coding sequence ATGAGTTTTAAGATTGTAGTGGACAGCTGCTGCGACCTGACCCCTGCCATGCTGAAGGACCCCGTCTTTGTCAAGGTCCCCCTGACCATCCGCTCCAACGGCAGTACCTTTGTGGACGACGAGACCTTTGACCAGGCGGACCTGCTCTGGTCCATGCGGCAGAGTGAGGACGCCCCCTCCACCGCCTGCCCCTCCCCCCAGGCTTACCTGGACGCCTATCAGGGCGCGGACGATGTGTATGTGGTCACGCTGACCGCCCTGCTCAGCGGCTCCCACAACAGCGCCGAGCAGGCCCGTATACTGATGGAGGAGGACCGGCCGGAGGTGAATGTCCATGTGTTCAACTCCTGCTCCGCCGCCTCCGGAGAGGTGCTGGTGGCCCTGGCCATCCAGCGCCTGGCCTCCGCCGGGATGCCCTTCAAGCGGGTGGTCACCGAGGTGGAGCAGTTTATCTCTCAGATGCAGACCCTGTTCGTGCTGGAGTCTTTGGAGAACCTGCGGAAAAACGGCCGGCTGACCAAGCTCCAGGCGGTGATCACCGGGGCGCTGAAGATCAAGCTGTTCATGGGCGCCACCCCCGAGGGGGAAATCTGCAAGCTGGGACAGGCCCTGACCATCAAGCAGGCGCTGGGCAAGATGGTGGACAAGGTGGCCGCCGACGCCAGCCACGTGGGCCGCACCCTGGCTATCTGCCACTGCAACTGCCTGGAGCGGGCTTTCCAGGTGAAGAGCATGATCGAGGCCAAGTGCAAATTCGCCCACATCCTGATTACCGAGGCCGGGGGCATTACCAGCGTCTACGCCAACGACGGCGGTATCGTCATCGCGTATTAA
- the gyrA_2 gene encoding DNA gyrase subunit A — MPKKKTPNENNARKTDPNVMGLRAEVLEQPITRTLEINYMPYAMSVIISRAIPEIDGFKPSHRKLLYTMYQMKLLGGGRTKSANIVGQTMKLNPHGDQAIYDTMVRLSRGYGALLHPLVDSKGNFGKVYSRDMAWAASRYTEARLDPICAELFRDIDQDTVDFVDNYDGKLKEPSLLPTTFPNVLVSANKGIAVGMASDLCGFNLGEVCDTTIAFLKNPDHDMMTTLKAPDLPTGGELLYDGAALADIYRTGRGSFKVRARWRYVKAENLIEVYEIPYSTTSEAIMDKVTELVKLGKVKEIADMRDETDLSGLKLTIDLKRGTDPEKLMAKLFKLTPLLDSQSCNFNILIAGMPRVMGVREILEEWTAWRMESVRRRVYFSMNKKKEKLHLLKGLRRILLDIDRAIQIIRDTEEDAEVIPNLMIGFGIDQIQAEYVADIRLRNINKEYILKRTQEVDTLEDEIADLEDIVNSPKRIRKIIVDELTEVKKKYAQPRRTQIVYDHMDEPVMTVEDETPDYPVHLFFSQEGYLKKITPQSLRMASDQKYKEGDGPLLQWEANNRDELLVFTDKQQCYKTRLADFDDTKASALGDYLPSKLAMDPEEKALWACIPGDYSGHLLFFFENGKAARVELSAYQTQTRRKKLTGAYSDKSPLASAFLLRDDFEAAVISTEGRCVVFHTASLNPKTTRSTQGVNIMTLKPKYKVEKVLPLERTHIQNAARYRARSLPIAGALLKEEDRGEEQMTLL, encoded by the coding sequence ATGCCGAAGAAAAAGACGCCAAATGAGAACAACGCCCGAAAGACGGACCCCAACGTGATGGGCCTGCGGGCGGAGGTGCTGGAGCAACCCATCACCCGGACCCTGGAGATCAACTATATGCCCTACGCCATGTCGGTCATCATCTCCCGGGCCATCCCTGAGATCGACGGCTTCAAGCCCTCCCACCGCAAGCTGCTGTACACCATGTATCAGATGAAGCTGCTGGGGGGCGGGCGCACCAAAAGCGCCAACATCGTGGGCCAGACCATGAAGCTCAACCCCCACGGCGACCAGGCCATCTATGACACCATGGTCCGCCTGTCCCGGGGCTACGGGGCCCTGCTCCACCCCCTGGTGGACTCCAAGGGCAACTTCGGCAAGGTGTACTCTCGGGACATGGCCTGGGCGGCCAGCCGGTACACCGAGGCCCGGCTGGACCCCATCTGCGCCGAGCTCTTCCGGGACATCGACCAGGACACCGTCGATTTCGTGGACAACTACGACGGCAAGCTGAAGGAGCCCTCCCTGCTGCCCACCACCTTTCCCAACGTGCTGGTCTCCGCCAACAAGGGCATCGCCGTGGGTATGGCCAGCGACCTGTGCGGCTTCAACCTGGGCGAGGTGTGCGACACCACCATCGCCTTTTTGAAAAACCCGGACCACGACATGATGACCACCCTCAAGGCCCCCGACCTGCCCACCGGCGGCGAGCTGCTCTACGACGGGGCCGCCCTGGCGGACATTTACCGCACCGGCCGGGGCTCCTTCAAGGTCCGGGCCCGGTGGCGGTATGTGAAGGCGGAGAACCTCATCGAGGTCTATGAGATTCCCTACTCCACCACCAGCGAGGCCATCATGGACAAGGTGACCGAGCTGGTCAAGCTGGGCAAGGTGAAGGAGATCGCCGACATGCGGGACGAGACCGACCTGTCCGGCCTGAAGCTGACCATCGACCTGAAGCGGGGGACCGACCCGGAGAAGCTGATGGCCAAGCTCTTCAAGCTCACCCCCCTGCTGGACAGCCAGTCCTGCAACTTCAACATCCTCATCGCCGGAATGCCCCGGGTGATGGGCGTCCGGGAAATTTTAGAGGAGTGGACCGCCTGGCGCATGGAGTCGGTACGCCGGCGGGTATACTTCTCCATGAACAAGAAGAAGGAGAAGCTGCACCTGCTCAAGGGCCTGCGGCGGATTTTGCTGGACATCGACCGGGCCATCCAGATCATCCGGGACACCGAGGAGGACGCCGAGGTCATTCCCAACCTGATGATCGGCTTCGGCATCGACCAGATCCAGGCGGAGTATGTGGCGGACATCCGCCTGCGGAACATCAACAAGGAATACATCCTCAAGCGCACCCAGGAGGTGGACACGCTGGAGGATGAGATCGCCGACCTGGAGGACATCGTCAACTCCCCCAAGCGCATCCGGAAGATCATCGTGGACGAGCTGACGGAGGTCAAAAAGAAGTACGCCCAGCCCCGGCGCACCCAGATCGTCTATGACCACATGGACGAGCCCGTCATGACCGTGGAGGACGAGACCCCGGACTACCCAGTCCACCTGTTCTTCTCTCAGGAGGGGTATTTGAAAAAGATTACCCCCCAATCCCTGCGGATGGCCAGCGACCAGAAGTACAAGGAGGGAGACGGCCCCCTCCTCCAGTGGGAGGCCAATAACCGGGACGAGCTGCTGGTGTTCACCGACAAGCAGCAGTGCTACAAGACCCGGCTTGCCGACTTCGACGACACCAAGGCCAGCGCCCTGGGGGACTATCTGCCCTCCAAGCTGGCCATGGACCCGGAGGAGAAGGCCCTGTGGGCCTGTATCCCCGGGGACTACTCCGGACACCTGCTGTTCTTCTTTGAGAACGGCAAGGCCGCCCGGGTGGAGCTGTCCGCCTACCAGACCCAGACCCGGCGGAAGAAGCTCACCGGGGCCTACTCCGACAAATCCCCCCTGGCCTCCGCCTTCCTCCTCCGGGACGACTTTGAGGCGGCGGTCATCTCCACCGAGGGCCGCTGCGTGGTGTTCCACACCGCCAGCCTCAACCCCAAGACCACCCGAAGCACCCAGGGGGTCAACATCATGACCTTGAAGCCAAAATATAAGGTTGAGAAGGTCCTCCCCCTGGAACGCACCCACATCCAAAACGCCGCCCGCTACCGGGCCCGCTCCCTGCCCATCGCCGGCGCCCTCCTCAAGGAGGAGGACCGGGGAGAGGAGCAGATGACTCTGCTGTAA
- the sdhA gene encoding L-serine dehydratase, alpha chain produces the protein MIDFTSIEQMITGAEQAGLPLWKGIQLSDCQRQDITPEASWAKMSAMLEAMTQADEGYRAGDRSRSGLTGGDGGKMSDYGQGGTLCGPFLTDVMAGALRMGECNACMKRIVAAPTAGACGVLPAVLLPCRKHLGVSDEALVQALYVASGFGMVIAARASISGAEGGCQAEIGSAAAMAAPALVHLQGGAPAQMAHACAMAVKNLLGLVCDPVGGLVEVPCVKRNVIGAMDALSAAQMALAGIESRVPPDQVLDAMAEVGRSLPHTLRETGRGGLAATPFGLEYAPKSE, from the coding sequence ATGATCGACTTCACATCCATTGAACAGATGATAACCGGCGCGGAGCAGGCCGGGCTCCCCCTGTGGAAGGGCATCCAGCTGTCCGACTGCCAGCGCCAGGACATCACCCCGGAGGCCTCCTGGGCCAAGATGTCCGCCATGCTGGAGGCTATGACCCAGGCCGACGAGGGCTATCGGGCCGGGGACCGCTCCCGCAGCGGCCTGACCGGGGGCGACGGGGGCAAGATGTCCGATTACGGCCAGGGCGGGACTCTGTGCGGCCCCTTCCTCACCGACGTGATGGCCGGGGCCCTGCGCATGGGAGAGTGCAACGCCTGCATGAAGCGCATTGTCGCCGCCCCCACCGCCGGGGCCTGCGGGGTACTGCCCGCGGTGCTCCTGCCCTGCCGGAAACACCTCGGCGTCTCGGACGAGGCCCTGGTTCAGGCCCTGTATGTGGCCTCCGGCTTCGGGATGGTCATTGCCGCCCGGGCCTCCATCTCCGGGGCGGAGGGGGGCTGTCAGGCGGAGATCGGCTCCGCCGCCGCGATGGCCGCCCCCGCTCTGGTCCACCTCCAGGGGGGCGCGCCGGCGCAGATGGCCCACGCCTGCGCTATGGCGGTGAAGAATCTGCTGGGGCTGGTGTGCGACCCCGTCGGGGGGCTGGTGGAGGTGCCCTGCGTCAAGCGCAACGTCATCGGGGCGATGGACGCCCTGTCCGCCGCCCAGATGGCCCTGGCGGGCATCGAGAGCCGGGTGCCCCCCGACCAGGTGCTGGACGCTATGGCCGAGGTGGGCCGCTCCCTCCCCCACACCCTCCGGGAGACGGGCAGGGGCGGTCTGGCCGCCACCCCCTTCGGGCTGGAATACGCCCCCAAATCGGAATAG
- the sdhB gene encoding L-serine dehydratase, beta chain produces the protein MNLFDILGPVMVGPSSSHTAGAVRIGRMARALLGQTPVKAELLLHGSFASTGEGHGTHQALIAGLLGLAPNDSRVPDSFSLAKERGLAFTFGTRELRDVHPNSVLVTLEGEQGGKLEVGASSPGGGRIRVFRVDGLDTSFTGELPTLVVHNSDKPGCVSQVTGALAAQGLNVATLQLNRGGRGGSAVMVIECDQPVSEATAQWLRSLPGILRVNRYTPDQEEHL, from the coding sequence ATGAATCTGTTCGACATTTTAGGGCCTGTGATGGTGGGGCCGTCCAGCTCCCACACGGCGGGGGCGGTGCGCATCGGACGGATGGCCCGGGCGCTGCTGGGACAGACGCCCGTCAAGGCGGAGCTGCTCCTCCACGGCTCCTTCGCCTCCACCGGGGAGGGCCACGGCACCCATCAGGCCCTCATCGCCGGTCTGCTGGGGCTGGCCCCCAACGACAGCCGGGTGCCGGACAGCTTCTCTCTGGCGAAGGAGCGGGGGCTGGCCTTCACCTTCGGGACCCGCGAGCTGCGGGATGTTCACCCCAACAGCGTCCTCGTCACGCTGGAGGGGGAGCAGGGCGGCAAACTGGAGGTGGGGGCCTCCTCCCCCGGGGGCGGGCGGATCAGGGTATTCCGGGTGGACGGCCTGGACACCTCCTTCACCGGGGAGCTGCCCACCCTGGTGGTCCACAACTCGGACAAGCCCGGCTGTGTCAGCCAGGTCACCGGGGCGCTGGCCGCCCAGGGGCTGAACGTGGCCACCCTCCAGCTCAACCGGGGCGGGCGGGGAGGCAGCGCCGTGATGGTCATCGAGTGCGACCAGCCGGTGAGCGAGGCCACCGCCCAGTGGCTGCGCAGTCTGCCCGGCATTCTGCGGGTCAACCGCTACACCCCAGATCAGGAGGAACATCTATGA
- the gyrB_2 gene encoding DNA gyrase subunit B, whose amino-acid sequence MAQKKNYGNDSISALKGADRVRKRPGVIFGSDGLEGCEHAVFEIMSNAIDEAREGHGSLITVTRFEDGSIQVEDQGRGCPVDWNEKEQKFNWELVFCELYAGGKYDNEGGDNYEYSLGLNGLGSCATQYASEFFDAVIYRDGFKYSLHFEKGENIGGLNKEPTDRGKKTGSTFRWKPDLEVFTDISIPVDYYLDVMKRQAVVNAGVTFRFKNQVGGKFETTDFKYENGIVDYVTELSGEDGLTTPVFWQTERKGRDRADKPEYKVKLSVSFCFSNKVQLVEHYHNSSWLEHGGSPEKAMRSAFVSALDAYLKQQGKYTKNESKITFPDIQDALVLVSNNFSTQTSYENQTKKAINNKFVQEAMTEFLRAQMEVYFIENPMDAQKIAEQVLINKRARENAEKTRLNIKKKLTGSMDISNRVQKFVDCRTKDVSRRELYIVEGDSAMGSVKLSRDAEFQGIMPVRGKILNCLKADYGKIFKSEIITDLLKVLGCGVEVQDKRAKDMAAFDVNNLRWSKVVICTDADVDGFQIRTLILTMLYRLTPTLIQEGYVYIAESPLFEITCKEKTWFAYSNKEKDDIVATLQGKKYDVQRSKGLGENDPEMMWLTTMSPDTRRLIKVMPEDVERTGQMFDLLLGDDLPGRKTHIADHGHEFLELADIS is encoded by the coding sequence ATGGCACAGAAGAAGAACTACGGCAACGACTCCATCTCCGCCCTGAAGGGGGCCGACCGGGTCCGCAAGCGCCCGGGGGTTATTTTCGGCTCCGACGGGCTGGAGGGCTGTGAGCACGCCGTCTTTGAGATCATGTCCAACGCCATTGACGAGGCCCGGGAGGGCCACGGCTCCCTCATCACCGTCACCCGGTTTGAGGACGGCTCCATCCAGGTGGAGGACCAGGGCCGGGGCTGTCCCGTGGACTGGAACGAGAAGGAGCAGAAATTCAACTGGGAGCTGGTGTTCTGTGAGCTGTACGCCGGCGGCAAGTATGACAACGAGGGCGGGGACAACTATGAGTACTCCCTGGGCCTCAACGGCCTGGGCTCCTGCGCCACCCAGTACGCCAGCGAGTTTTTCGACGCGGTGATCTACCGGGACGGCTTCAAGTACTCCCTTCACTTCGAAAAGGGGGAGAATATCGGGGGCCTGAACAAGGAGCCCACCGACCGGGGGAAAAAGACCGGCTCCACCTTCCGCTGGAAGCCCGACCTGGAGGTATTTACCGACATCAGCATTCCGGTGGACTACTACCTGGACGTGATGAAGCGTCAGGCGGTGGTCAACGCCGGGGTGACCTTCCGCTTTAAAAACCAGGTGGGGGGTAAGTTCGAGACCACCGATTTCAAGTATGAAAACGGCATCGTGGACTATGTGACCGAGCTGTCCGGTGAGGACGGCCTCACCACCCCCGTCTTCTGGCAGACCGAGCGGAAGGGCCGGGACCGGGCGGACAAGCCGGAGTACAAGGTGAAGCTGTCTGTCTCCTTCTGCTTCTCCAACAAGGTGCAGCTGGTGGAGCACTATCACAACTCCTCCTGGCTGGAGCACGGCGGCTCCCCGGAGAAGGCCATGCGCTCCGCCTTTGTCTCCGCCCTGGACGCCTATTTGAAGCAGCAGGGCAAGTATACCAAAAACGAGAGCAAGATCACCTTCCCCGACATTCAGGACGCTCTGGTGCTGGTGAGCAATAATTTCTCCACCCAGACCTCCTATGAGAACCAGACCAAGAAGGCCATCAACAACAAATTCGTCCAGGAGGCCATGACGGAATTTCTTCGAGCCCAGATGGAGGTCTACTTCATCGAAAACCCCATGGATGCACAGAAGATCGCCGAGCAGGTTTTAATCAACAAGCGGGCCCGGGAGAATGCGGAAAAGACCCGGCTGAACATCAAAAAGAAGCTCACCGGGTCTATGGACATCTCCAACCGGGTGCAGAAGTTTGTGGACTGCCGCACCAAGGACGTGTCCCGCCGGGAGCTGTATATCGTGGAGGGCGACTCCGCTATGGGCAGCGTCAAGCTGAGCCGGGACGCGGAATTTCAAGGCATCATGCCCGTCCGGGGCAAAATTCTCAACTGCCTCAAGGCCGATTACGGCAAGATCTTCAAGAGCGAGATCATCACCGACCTCTTAAAAGTGCTGGGCTGCGGCGTGGAGGTCCAGGACAAGCGTGCCAAGGATATGGCCGCCTTCGACGTGAACAACCTCCGGTGGAGCAAGGTGGTCATCTGTACCGACGCCGACGTGGACGGCTTCCAGATCAGGACCCTGATTCTCACCATGCTCTACCGCCTCACCCCCACCCTGATTCAGGAGGGCTATGTCTACATCGCCGAGTCCCCCCTGTTTGAGATCACCTGCAAGGAAAAGACCTGGTTTGCCTACTCCAACAAGGAAAAGGATGACATAGTCGCCACCCTTCAGGGGAAAAAATATGACGTTCAGCGCTCCAAGGGCCTGGGCGAGAATGACCCGGAGATGATGTGGCTGACCACCATGTCCCCTGACACCCGGCGGCTCATCAAGGTCATGCCCGAGGACGTGGAGCGCACCGGTCAGATGTTTGACCTCCTCCTGGGCGACGACCTCCCCGGCCGGAAGACCCACATCGCCGACCACGGCCACGAATTTTTAGAGCTGGCGGATATTTCATAA
- the aroF gene encoding Phospho-2-dehydro-3-deoxyheptonate aldolase, whose amino-acid sequence MIVILKPNHNPDQLNSLVSWLQEKGITIHTSIGEANTVLGLVGDTSTLDTDLIAALDIVEDVKRVQEPYKNANRKFHPEDTVIQVGSTQIGGGTLTIMAGPCSVESEDQVVAIAKAVKASGATMLRGGAFKPRTSPYAFQGLGERGLEYLKAARAETGLPIVTELMDLSHLPLFKDVDVIQIGARNMQNFDLLKAVGHQDKPVMIKRGMSATYEEWLMSAEYVMAGGNENVILCERGIRTFESYTRNTLDLAAIPVLRRMTHLPVIVDPSHATGKYWLVEPLAMGAVAIGADGLQIEVHNDPAHALCDGPQSLKPEAFDPLAKKLLALHSALRGMEG is encoded by the coding sequence ATGATCGTCATTTTAAAGCCCAATCACAACCCCGACCAGCTGAACAGCCTGGTCTCCTGGCTCCAGGAGAAGGGCATCACCATCCACACCAGTATCGGCGAGGCCAACACTGTCCTGGGCCTGGTGGGGGACACCTCCACCCTGGACACCGACCTCATTGCCGCCCTGGATATCGTGGAGGACGTGAAGCGGGTCCAGGAGCCCTATAAAAACGCCAACCGGAAGTTCCACCCGGAGGACACAGTCATCCAGGTGGGCAGCACCCAGATCGGAGGCGGGACCTTGACCATTATGGCCGGGCCCTGCTCGGTGGAGAGCGAGGACCAGGTGGTGGCCATCGCCAAGGCGGTGAAGGCCAGCGGGGCCACCATGCTCCGGGGCGGGGCCTTCAAGCCCCGTACCTCCCCCTACGCCTTCCAGGGCCTGGGAGAGCGGGGCCTGGAGTATCTGAAAGCCGCCCGGGCGGAGACCGGCCTGCCCATCGTCACCGAGCTGATGGACCTGAGCCACCTGCCTCTGTTCAAGGATGTGGATGTCATCCAGATCGGGGCCCGGAATATGCAGAATTTCGACCTGCTCAAGGCGGTGGGCCACCAGGACAAGCCTGTCATGATTAAGCGGGGCATGTCGGCCACCTATGAGGAGTGGCTGATGAGCGCCGAGTATGTGATGGCTGGGGGCAACGAGAACGTCATCCTCTGTGAGCGGGGCATCCGCACCTTTGAGAGTTACACCCGCAATACCTTGGACCTGGCGGCTATCCCCGTTCTGCGGCGAATGACCCACCTGCCTGTCATTGTGGACCCCAGCCACGCCACCGGCAAGTATTGGCTGGTAGAGCCCCTGGCTATGGGGGCGGTGGCGATCGGGGCGGACGGTTTGCAGATCGAGGTCCACAACGACCCCGCCCACGCCCTGTGTGACGGCCCCCAGTCCCTCAAGCCCGAGGCCTTTGATCCCCTGGCTAAAAAGCTGCTGGCCCTGCACAGCGCTCTCCGGGGCATGGAGGGGTAA
- the tyrC gene encoding Cyclohexadienyl dehydrogenase, with protein sequence MRVGIVGLGLIGGSMAKSVKARTGHTVYGVDLDQETMMLARMCGAIDGALDGDTLPQCDLILVAVRPGAAVRWVRDHAVQIAGSAILVDLCGVKRTVVAQIAPIAAERGFAYIGGHPMAGKERGGFTSSSDSLYVGASMILTPDEHTDMKLLETLQAFFLDVGFARLTFSKPEEHDRIIAFTSQLAHIVSSAYVKSPEAQRRRGFSAGSFQDMTRVARLDEDMWTELFLDDADFLTKELGVLIGHLEEYRQALETRDAQRLHDLLKEGRELKATAGGN encoded by the coding sequence ATGAGGGTTGGAATCGTCGGTCTGGGCCTGATTGGGGGCTCTATGGCAAAGAGCGTCAAGGCCCGCACCGGCCACACCGTATACGGCGTCGACCTGGACCAGGAGACCATGATGCTGGCCCGGATGTGCGGGGCCATCGACGGGGCGCTGGACGGGGACACCCTGCCCCAGTGCGATTTGATTCTGGTGGCCGTCCGCCCCGGCGCGGCGGTGCGCTGGGTCCGGGACCACGCCGTTCAGATTGCTGGCTCCGCCATCCTGGTGGACCTGTGCGGCGTGAAGCGGACGGTGGTGGCTCAGATCGCCCCCATCGCGGCGGAGCGGGGCTTTGCATACATCGGCGGCCACCCTATGGCCGGGAAGGAGCGGGGGGGCTTCACCTCCTCCAGCGACAGCCTGTATGTGGGGGCCTCCATGATCCTCACCCCTGACGAGCACACCGATATGAAGCTGCTGGAGACTCTCCAGGCCTTTTTCCTGGATGTGGGCTTCGCCCGCCTCACCTTCTCCAAGCCGGAGGAGCACGACCGGATTATTGCTTTCACCTCCCAGCTGGCCCACATCGTGTCCAGCGCCTATGTGAAGTCCCCCGAGGCCCAGCGGCGGCGCGGCTTCTCCGCCGGGAGCTTTCAGGATATGACCCGGGTGGCCCGGCTGGACGAGGACATGTGGACCGAGCTCTTCCTGGACGACGCGGACTTTCTGACAAAGGAGCTGGGTGTCCTCATTGGACACCTGGAGGAGTATCGGCAGGCCCTGGAGACCAGGGACGCCCAGCGCCTCCACGACCTCCTCAAGGAGGGCCGGGAGCTGAAGGCCACCGCAGGGGGGAATTGA